A window of Pirellula sp. SH-Sr6A contains these coding sequences:
- the rplO gene encoding 50S ribosomal protein L15, whose translation MNLEDINNGIVKNRPRKRIGRGVGSKTGKTAGRGHNGHKSRSGYSRHPIFNGGDLPMVRRIPKRGFHNRWAATVFGVNLSAIDALFVAGEEVNPTTLREKGLVKVRCDEVKILGDGELTKALKFVVTRASETAKEKIAKAGGTIEIVAAKRTPEERVAALKAE comes from the coding sequence ATGAATTTAGAAGACATCAACAACGGCATCGTCAAGAACCGTCCTCGCAAGCGTATTGGCCGCGGGGTTGGTAGCAAGACGGGCAAGACAGCCGGTCGTGGTCATAACGGTCACAAGTCACGAAGCGGTTACTCGCGGCACCCCATTTTCAATGGTGGGGATTTGCCGATGGTTCGCCGCATTCCAAAGCGAGGCTTCCACAATCGTTGGGCAGCCACCGTATTCGGTGTGAACTTGAGCGCCATCGACGCGTTGTTCGTTGCAGGCGAAGAGGTGAATCCGACCACGCTTCGCGAGAAGGGATTGGTCAAAGTCCGCTGCGACGAGGTCAAGATCCTTGGCGATGGCGAGCTGACCAAGGCGTTGAAGTTCGTCGTGACCCGAGCGAGCGAGACGGCGAAGGAAAAGATCGCAAAGGCTGGCGGCACCATCGAGATTGTCGCTGCGAAGCGAACCCCTGAAGAGCGCGTTGCGGCTCTCAAGGCGGAGTAG
- the rpsE gene encoding 30S ribosomal protein S5, protein MANNTAENTQGDQLIDRVLKIKRCAAVVKGGRRFSFAALVVVGDGKGRVGYGYGKANEVPPSVSKAQKAANRAMISVPVQNGTIPHAVSGRFGAAHVLLMPASPGTGIIAGQAVRAVCEAVGIQDILTKSFRSNNPTVLIKATFDALSQLRTKEDIERLRGVKLS, encoded by the coding sequence GTGGCTAACAATACTGCAGAGAATACTCAAGGCGATCAGCTCATCGATCGCGTGTTGAAGATCAAGCGATGCGCCGCCGTGGTAAAAGGTGGTCGTCGTTTTAGCTTCGCAGCTTTGGTTGTCGTAGGGGACGGGAAAGGTCGCGTCGGCTATGGATATGGCAAAGCGAATGAAGTTCCACCGAGCGTTTCGAAGGCTCAGAAGGCAGCCAACCGAGCGATGATCAGCGTCCCGGTTCAGAACGGGACCATTCCTCACGCAGTGTCGGGTCGATTCGGCGCTGCTCACGTTTTGTTGATGCCAGCCAGCCCTGGCACAGGTATCATTGCAGGGCAAGCAGTTCGTGCTGTTTGCGAAGCGGTCGGAATTCAGGACATCCTGACAAAGAGTTTCCGATCCAATAATCCAACGGTGTTGATCAAGGCGACGTTCGACGCGTTGTCACAACTCCGAACCAAAGAAGATATCGAGCGACTCCGAGGGGTCAAATTGTCATGA
- the rplR gene encoding 50S ribosomal protein L18, protein MDIRKVVDGQRQRRAYRVRKKVRGSAERPRLCINRSLTNFGCQVIDDASGLTIVSATTRDKDVRGSIGYGGNCEAAKKLGKIVAERAIAKGIKTVCLDRGSCKYHGRVAAFADAAREAGLEF, encoded by the coding sequence GTGGATATTCGAAAAGTAGTGGATGGTCAGCGTCAGCGGCGGGCCTACCGTGTGCGGAAGAAGGTTCGTGGAAGCGCCGAGCGCCCACGTTTGTGCATTAATCGATCCTTGACGAATTTCGGATGCCAAGTGATCGACGATGCGAGTGGTTTGACGATTGTTTCCGCCACGACGCGTGACAAGGATGTTCGGGGATCGATCGGCTACGGCGGAAATTGTGAAGCAGCAAAGAAGCTTGGAAAGATCGTCGCAGAGCGAGCGATTGCCAAGGGGATCAAGACGGTTTGTTTGGACCGCGGGTCTTGTAAGTATCACGGTCGCGTGGCGGCTTTCGCCGATGCGGCTCGCGAAGCAGGTTTGGAATTCTAG
- the rplF gene encoding 50S ribosomal protein L6 — MSRIGKSPIAVLDGVKVSVDGQTVNVEGPKGKLSFTHQENISVSVSEDGKTLTVNRANDNRDSRAFHGLTRALINNMVVGVKNGYEKKLEIIGVGYLAAIKGKILQLRVGFANELQIPIPENLEVTCPDQTHVTVKGCDKQAVGQFAAYVRALRKPEPYKGKGVRYVGEQVKIKPGKSAT; from the coding sequence ATGTCGAGAATTGGAAAGTCGCCCATCGCTGTCTTGGATGGCGTCAAGGTATCTGTGGATGGACAGACGGTGAACGTGGAGGGTCCGAAGGGCAAGCTCTCGTTTACCCATCAAGAAAACATATCGGTGTCGGTTTCCGAAGACGGAAAGACGCTCACCGTAAACCGAGCCAACGACAATCGCGACTCGCGAGCGTTCCATGGGTTGACCCGCGCTCTGATCAATAACATGGTCGTGGGTGTGAAGAACGGTTACGAGAAGAAGCTTGAGATCATCGGGGTTGGTTATCTCGCCGCCATCAAAGGAAAGATTCTGCAGCTTCGGGTTGGTTTCGCCAACGAATTGCAAATCCCGATTCCTGAAAACTTGGAAGTGACATGCCCGGACCAAACGCACGTGACGGTCAAGGGTTGCGACAAGCAAGCTGTCGGTCAGTTCGCAGCCTACGTTCGAGCCCTTCGCAAACCTGAGCCTTACAAGGGCAAAGGGGTTCGTTATGTCGGAGAGCAAGTCAAGATTAAGCCTGGTAAGAGTGCGACCTAG
- the rpsH gene encoding 30S ribosomal protein S8: protein MINDPISDMLTRIRNAVRIERRFVDVPLSRLRKGIADVLKREGYIWDYAEVEGEPAKILRIELKYGPNGEKIIQTVRRVSKPGRRVYAKCGELKPVLNGMGISIVSTSRGVISDREARQQKLGGEVLAEVC, encoded by the coding sequence ATGATCAATGACCCAATCTCGGATATGTTGACCCGAATTCGAAACGCTGTTCGCATTGAACGCCGTTTCGTCGATGTGCCTCTCTCTCGTCTTCGCAAGGGAATTGCGGACGTTCTGAAGCGAGAAGGCTACATTTGGGATTACGCCGAAGTAGAAGGAGAGCCTGCCAAGATTCTCCGAATTGAACTCAAGTATGGACCGAATGGTGAGAAGATCATTCAAACCGTCCGACGTGTGAGCAAGCCAGGCCGACGCGTTTACGCCAAGTGCGGTGAGCTCAAGCCGGTTTTGAACGGCATGGGTATCTCCATTGTTAGCACATCGCGAGGTGTGATCAGCGATCGGGAAGCTCGCCAGCAGAAATTGGGCGGCGAAGTCTTGGCTGAAGTTTGCTAG
- a CDS encoding type Z 30S ribosomal protein S14: MASKSKIAKASREPKFSTRRENRCKLCGRPRAVYRKFGICRICFRQLADKGLIPGVRKSSW, encoded by the coding sequence GTGGCAAGCAAAAGCAAGATTGCAAAAGCCAGTCGAGAGCCAAAATTCTCCACCCGTCGCGAGAACCGTTGCAAGTTGTGCGGTCGGCCTCGCGCTGTGTATCGCAAGTTTGGCATTTGCCGAATTTGTTTCCGTCAGCTTGCTGACAAAGGTTTGATCCCAGGTGTACGCAAGTCGAGTTGGTAA
- the rplE gene encoding 50S ribosomal protein L5 — protein MAPRLQELYFQTIQSELGKELGIKNVLSIPRIEKISINMGVGEAMQDKKFLELAADAMTEIAGQKPVLTIARQSIAGFRLREGVAIGCKVTLRRDRMYEFLDRLISIVLPRVRDFRGVSRTAFDGNGNYSMGLSEWLVFPELTGDKFAKAQGMNIAIVTSASTDDQARRLLEMFGMPFRAPKVKKTA, from the coding sequence ATGGCACCGCGACTTCAAGAACTGTACTTCCAAACGATTCAGTCCGAACTCGGCAAGGAGTTGGGCATCAAGAACGTTTTGTCGATCCCTCGCATTGAGAAGATCTCCATCAACATGGGGGTTGGAGAGGCGATGCAAGACAAGAAGTTCTTGGAACTGGCTGCCGACGCGATGACGGAGATCGCAGGTCAAAAGCCGGTCCTGACGATAGCCCGGCAATCGATCGCAGGATTTCGATTGCGAGAAGGCGTTGCGATCGGTTGCAAAGTAACGTTGCGACGGGACCGCATGTACGAGTTCTTGGATCGACTGATCAGCATTGTTTTGCCTCGGGTGCGTGACTTCCGAGGAGTGAGCCGAACCGCCTTCGACGGCAACGGCAATTACTCCATGGGACTTTCCGAGTGGTTGGTGTTTCCGGAGTTGACCGGGGACAAGTTCGCGAAGGCACAGGGCATGAATATTGCCATCGTTACTTCCGCGTCCACAGACGACCAAGCGCGTCGGTTGTTGGAGATGTTCGGGATGCCTTTCCGGGCTCCCAAGGTAAAGAAGACAGCCTAG
- the rplX gene encoding 50S ribosomal protein L24 has protein sequence MLIKVNDIVVMLSGSDKGQKGRVIKVDRTENKVVVENLNKIFKHVKRSQRNPQGGRLSKEAPVDVSKVALVCPQTGKPTRIGVRFLPDGTKERYSKKSGATISVIAPARASHAQKS, from the coding sequence ATGTTGATCAAGGTAAACGACATCGTCGTCATGCTCTCCGGTAGTGACAAAGGTCAAAAGGGTCGCGTTATCAAAGTCGACCGAACGGAGAACAAGGTCGTCGTCGAGAATCTCAACAAGATTTTCAAGCACGTAAAACGATCGCAACGGAATCCACAGGGTGGTCGGTTGTCGAAGGAAGCGCCTGTCGATGTTTCGAAAGTCGCTTTGGTTTGTCCGCAAACCGGAAAGCCGACACGGATCGGTGTTCGGTTCCTTCCCGATGGCACCAAAGAGCGATACAGCAAGAAGAGTGGGGCGACGATTAGTGTTATCGCTCCGGCGCGTGCATCGCACGCACAAAAGTCTTAA
- the rplN gene encoding 50S ribosomal protein L14 yields the protein MIQQETRLVVADNTGAREVMCIKVLGGTRRRYASLGDVIICSVKSVIPGSEIKKKAVVRGVIVRVSQPSRRADGSYVRFDTNAVVLVDKDNNPRGTRIFGAVARELREKSFTKIVSLASEVV from the coding sequence ATGATTCAACAAGAAACACGATTGGTGGTTGCCGACAACACCGGTGCACGCGAGGTGATGTGCATCAAAGTGTTGGGCGGTACCCGTCGCCGCTACGCGAGCTTGGGCGATGTCATCATCTGCTCCGTGAAGAGTGTTATTCCGGGCAGCGAAATCAAGAAGAAGGCTGTGGTTCGGGGCGTGATCGTGCGAGTGTCGCAACCTTCGCGTCGCGCTGACGGCAGCTATGTCCGATTCGACACCAACGCGGTCGTGTTGGTCGACAAGGACAATAACCCCCGCGGGACGCGGATCTTCGGTGCAGTCGCACGGGAGCTTCGCGAGAAGAGTTTCACAAAGATTGTTTCGTTGGCGAGCGAGGTAGTTTAA
- the rpsQ gene encoding 30S ribosomal protein S17, with the protein MPRRILIGVVTSDKTAKTRRVEIERLVRHPRYSKIIRKKTVCHAHDENNESRVGDKVEIEESRPLSKLKRWNLIRVVEKSKSVESVANDA; encoded by the coding sequence ATGCCACGTCGAATTTTGATCGGTGTAGTAACCAGCGATAAGACAGCGAAGACCCGTCGGGTTGAGATTGAGCGATTGGTGCGACACCCACGCTATTCGAAGATCATCCGTAAAAAGACTGTTTGCCATGCTCACGACGAGAACAACGAGTCGCGAGTAGGGGACAAGGTTGAAATCGAAGAATCGAGACCTTTGTCGAAGCTCAAGCGATGGAATTTGATTCGCGTCGTCGAGAAGAGCAAGTCGGTTGAGAGCGTTGCGAACGACGCGTAA
- the rpmC gene encoding 50S ribosomal protein L29, with protein MKASELREMSDEQLELTAVDAAETMFKLRLQSQTERVDVPTQMRHNRRLIARVRTIQTERANKKA; from the coding sequence ATGAAAGCGTCAGAACTACGAGAAATGAGCGACGAACAGTTGGAGCTGACAGCAGTTGATGCTGCGGAAACGATGTTCAAGCTTCGTTTGCAATCGCAGACGGAACGAGTCGATGTCCCGACCCAGATGCGACACAACCGTCGGTTGATCGCTCGGGTCCGAACGATTCAAACCGAGCGGGCAAATAAAAAGGCTTAG
- the rplP gene encoding 50S ribosomal protein L16 yields MALMPKRVKHRKSQRGRIKGNATRGNKVVFGDFGLQCLQGGWIRAQTIEAGRIAGNQYVRGEGRLYIRVFPDKPVSSKPLETRMGKGKGEPEYWVAVVKPGTILYELSGVSEQQAKVCFARLAAKMPVPVRMVRRRPA; encoded by the coding sequence ATGGCGCTGATGCCCAAACGGGTCAAGCACCGAAAAAGCCAAAGAGGACGTATAAAAGGTAACGCGACCCGCGGTAACAAGGTTGTCTTCGGTGACTTCGGTCTCCAGTGCCTACAAGGCGGTTGGATCCGAGCACAGACAATCGAAGCGGGCCGTATCGCCGGTAATCAATACGTTCGTGGCGAAGGTCGACTCTACATTCGAGTATTTCCAGATAAGCCAGTTTCCTCCAAGCCTTTGGAAACCCGGATGGGTAAGGGTAAAGGGGAGCCGGAGTACTGGGTGGCTGTGGTCAAGCCTGGGACGATCCTTTATGAGCTGAGCGGTGTTTCCGAGCAGCAAGCGAAGGTTTGTTTCGCGAGATTGGCGGCTAAGATGCCGGTACCTGTCCGGATGGTTCGACGCCGCCCTGCATAG
- the rpsC gene encoding 30S ribosomal protein S3 has product MGQKVNPIGFRTGIVMGWKSRWYASKKEFAELLVEDQKIRKFIKNHPTKPAYREAGIDRIEIERTRDEVRLMVFVAKPGLIIGKKGTEIEILQEELQNLIGRRVNLKVEEVYRPEIQAQLIAEDIAKQLMKRASFRRTMKRAIETAMDSGALGIKIQMSGRLGGAEMARCEKGNAGALPLSTIQAKISYGFAEAATPQGNIGIQVWVNQGSYAGEANDGADAQTGQAPKKPKRTYKR; this is encoded by the coding sequence ATGGGACAAAAAGTAAATCCAATCGGCTTCCGTACCGGGATCGTGATGGGCTGGAAGAGCCGCTGGTATGCAAGCAAGAAAGAGTTTGCGGAGCTGTTGGTCGAAGACCAGAAGATTCGTAAGTTCATCAAGAATCATCCAACCAAGCCAGCCTACCGAGAAGCGGGCATCGATCGGATTGAGATCGAACGCACCCGCGACGAAGTCCGGTTGATGGTTTTCGTGGCCAAGCCAGGTTTGATCATTGGTAAGAAGGGGACCGAAATCGAGATCCTTCAAGAAGAGCTTCAGAATCTGATCGGTCGCCGAGTGAACCTCAAAGTAGAAGAGGTTTACCGACCCGAGATTCAAGCACAGTTGATCGCAGAGGATATTGCGAAGCAATTGATGAAGCGAGCGAGCTTCCGTCGGACCATGAAGCGAGCCATTGAAACAGCGATGGATTCCGGTGCACTCGGGATCAAGATTCAGATGTCGGGTCGGCTCGGTGGGGCGGAAATGGCTCGTTGCGAAAAGGGCAACGCTGGCGCACTGCCTTTGAGCACGATTCAAGCGAAGATTAGTTATGGGTTTGCTGAAGCCGCTACTCCGCAAGGAAATATCGGTATTCAGGTATGGGTAAATCAAGGTTCTTACGCGGGAGAAGCTAACGATGGCGCTGATGCCCAAACGGGTCAAGCACCGAAAAAGCCAAAGAGGACGTATAAAAGGTAA
- the rplV gene encoding 50S ribosomal protein L22, giving the protein MAFRAVHRYARISARKVRPLANLVRGKFADEALELLQFQPHRGARMLEKVIKSAVGNAQDTEQNGGRSFSAEELVVVDARIDGGPMFKRFQPRSRGQAFTILKRSAHISVELKRLEEL; this is encoded by the coding sequence ATGGCTTTTCGAGCCGTTCATCGATACGCACGCATCAGTGCCAGAAAGGTCCGACCTCTGGCAAACTTGGTACGTGGCAAGTTTGCGGACGAAGCGCTGGAGCTCCTTCAGTTCCAACCCCATCGCGGTGCGAGGATGTTGGAGAAGGTGATCAAGAGCGCTGTCGGGAATGCACAAGACACCGAGCAAAACGGCGGTCGATCGTTCTCCGCGGAAGAGTTGGTGGTGGTCGATGCCCGCATCGACGGCGGACCGATGTTCAAACGCTTCCAGCCTCGCTCGCGAGGACAAGCGTTCACGATCCTAAAGCGATCGGCCCACATTTCGGTAGAACTCAAACGACTTGAAGAGCTGTAG
- the rpsS gene encoding 30S ribosomal protein S19, producing the protein MGRSTKKGPFVDPKLFAKFAKLREKGDSQPITTWARRCTIVPEFVGTTFMVHNGKAHIKVFVTEDMVGHKLGEFAPTRTFRGHGGKGGKK; encoded by the coding sequence ATGGGACGTTCGACAAAAAAGGGGCCTTTCGTAGACCCCAAGCTGTTTGCGAAGTTTGCGAAGCTCCGTGAAAAGGGTGATAGCCAGCCTATCACCACTTGGGCGCGTCGCTGCACGATCGTTCCAGAATTTGTTGGGACGACCTTTATGGTACACAACGGCAAGGCCCACATCAAAGTGTTCGTGACCGAAGACATGGTCGGTCACAAGCTGGGCGAGTTTGCCCCGACGCGGACTTTCCGCGGACACGGTGGCAAGGGCGGCAAGAAGTAA
- the rplB gene encoding 50S ribosomal protein L2, with the protein MGIRVYRPTSPGRRNSSVSDFAELTPGAKPEKSLLKRLKRHGGRNNQGFITARHRGGGHKQMYRVIDFRRIKDGVAAKVHSIQYDPNRSARIALLHYADGEKAYVVAPDGLKAGQTLLNGADAPPTVGNCLPMRNIPPGTEVCCVEMTPGRGAALCRSAGTSAVLMARESGWAQLQLPSGEVRRVPGQCRAVIGKIGNSEHDAIRIGKAGRNRWKGWRPHVRGTAMNPHDHPHGGGEGRTKGGRHPVSPTGKLAKGGSTRRPRKPSNTAIIRRRKSVRYGQLKLK; encoded by the coding sequence ATGGGAATTCGAGTATACCGACCAACATCGCCAGGACGACGCAATTCGTCTGTTAGCGATTTCGCAGAGTTGACACCAGGCGCGAAGCCTGAGAAGTCCTTGCTCAAGCGATTGAAGCGACACGGCGGACGAAACAATCAAGGATTCATCACCGCGCGACACCGTGGTGGTGGGCACAAACAAATGTACCGGGTCATCGACTTCCGTCGCATCAAAGACGGGGTTGCTGCCAAGGTCCATTCGATCCAGTACGACCCGAATCGCTCGGCTCGCATCGCGTTGCTTCATTACGCGGATGGTGAGAAGGCATATGTGGTCGCTCCGGATGGGTTGAAGGCAGGCCAGACCTTGCTCAACGGTGCCGATGCACCGCCGACGGTCGGGAATTGCTTGCCGATGCGAAACATTCCACCGGGAACGGAAGTTTGCTGTGTGGAGATGACTCCTGGACGCGGTGCGGCTTTGTGTCGATCCGCGGGGACGTCAGCTGTTCTGATGGCTCGAGAGTCCGGATGGGCTCAGTTGCAGTTGCCAAGTGGCGAAGTTCGCCGTGTACCGGGGCAATGTCGAGCGGTCATCGGAAAGATTGGAAACAGCGAGCACGATGCGATTCGGATCGGTAAAGCGGGACGAAATCGTTGGAAGGGCTGGAGGCCTCACGTTCGCGGTACTGCGATGAACCCGCACGATCACCCGCACGGTGGTGGTGAAGGACGAACGAAGGGTGGACGCCACCCAGTGAGCCCGACGGGCAAGTTGGCGAAGGGTGGATCGACACGTCGACCGCGCAAGCCAAGCAACACGGCGATCATTCGTCGCCGCAAGTCGGTTCGTTACGGTCAATTGAAACTTAAATAG
- the rplW gene encoding 50S ribosomal protein L23: protein MAKQPPKTSMTLTAHQIVIRPLVTEKGVHKATRQNRYAFEVNPLADKTEIKEAIEELFNVKVVAVATQNRAGKTRRYRAKAGVTKAWKKAIVKLSNEHKIDFF from the coding sequence ATGGCAAAGCAGCCACCGAAAACCAGTATGACCTTGACCGCTCACCAGATCGTCATTCGACCTTTGGTGACCGAAAAGGGAGTGCACAAAGCGACCCGTCAAAACCGTTACGCATTCGAAGTGAATCCGTTGGCGGACAAGACTGAGATCAAAGAAGCGATTGAAGAGCTTTTTAACGTCAAGGTAGTAGCCGTTGCGACGCAAAATCGCGCTGGCAAGACCCGGCGGTACCGAGCCAAGGCAGGTGTGACGAAGGCTTGGAAGAAAGCGATCGTCAAGTTGAGTAACGAACACAAGATCGACTTCTTCTAG
- the rplD gene encoding 50S ribosomal protein L4, translating into MTTLPVYDLSGNKVGDYEIDPASIAPKISKQLLHDVVVMYLANQRQGSNKTKTRGEVAGSTKKLYKQKGTGNARAGARRTPVRRGGGHANARQPRSYYYRLPRKAVQAATRMAIAAKISAGSVVVVDQLKMDAPKTKVLAGAFKALGLEGQTKTLAVGSLDRNVYLSGRNIQGCTISPVSDLNALVVLRPRKLVVTREALDWLKTRATA; encoded by the coding sequence ATGACAACACTTCCTGTATACGACCTCTCGGGCAACAAAGTCGGCGATTATGAAATCGATCCGGCTTCCATTGCTCCGAAGATTAGCAAGCAGTTGCTGCACGACGTCGTCGTGATGTATTTGGCGAACCAACGTCAGGGTAGCAACAAGACGAAGACTCGCGGCGAAGTCGCCGGGTCGACCAAAAAGCTTTACAAGCAAAAGGGTACGGGTAATGCCCGTGCTGGTGCTAGGCGAACGCCAGTGCGACGTGGTGGTGGGCATGCGAATGCTCGTCAGCCTCGATCGTATTACTACCGATTGCCTCGCAAGGCCGTTCAGGCTGCCACGCGAATGGCCATCGCTGCGAAGATCAGTGCGGGCTCTGTTGTGGTTGTGGACCAATTGAAGATGGATGCACCAAAGACCAAGGTGTTGGCGGGTGCGTTCAAGGCGTTGGGGCTGGAAGGTCAGACCAAGACGCTAGCAGTTGGTTCTCTGGACCGAAACGTTTACTTGAGCGGCCGAAACATTCAGGGTTGCACCATTAGCCCTGTCTCGGATTTGAACGCATTGGTTGTTTTGCGTCCTCGCAAGTTGGTTGTGACGCGTGAAGCGTTGGATTGGTTGAAGACTCGGGCAACCGCCTAG
- the rplC gene encoding 50S ribosomal protein L3 → MSKGILGRKVGMTQIYEQDGRAVPVTVIEAGPCHVLQVKTVDRDGYEAIQLGFADKPRRLASRSVRGHVAAISSKRSAKLKAAGGAPATKPECEPKRFIKEFRGAPAAEVGSEIKVSVLDGVLAVDVTGTSKGYGFSGWMKRHNYSGQRATHGVKKVHRHPGGTGAGTYPGRVRKGRKGAGHYGVDRVTMRNLKVVRVDAENNLLLVRGAVPGPTGGFVIVRETNMLG, encoded by the coding sequence ATGAGCAAAGGTATTCTCGGCCGCAAGGTCGGTATGACGCAAATTTATGAACAAGATGGCCGTGCGGTCCCGGTGACGGTGATCGAGGCTGGGCCTTGCCACGTCTTGCAAGTCAAGACCGTAGATCGTGATGGGTATGAAGCGATTCAGTTGGGTTTCGCGGACAAGCCTCGCCGTTTGGCGTCCCGTTCGGTGCGTGGGCATGTCGCTGCAATCTCGAGCAAGCGATCGGCGAAGCTCAAGGCGGCGGGTGGTGCACCGGCAACCAAGCCTGAGTGCGAGCCAAAGCGATTCATCAAAGAGTTTCGTGGTGCACCGGCTGCGGAAGTGGGTTCCGAGATCAAGGTTTCTGTGTTGGACGGCGTGCTGGCTGTCGACGTAACCGGCACCAGCAAGGGTTACGGATTCTCGGGTTGGATGAAGCGGCATAATTATTCCGGTCAGCGGGCAACCCACGGTGTGAAGAAGGTGCACCGCCATCCAGGGGGTACGGGCGCGGGGACTTATCCCGGTCGTGTTCGCAAGGGTCGCAAGGGAGCGGGTCATTACGGTGTGGACCGTGTGACGATGCGAAATCTCAAGGTTGTGCGGGTAGATGCCGAAAACAACCTTCTTCTGGTCCGCGGTGCTGTTCCTGGCCCGACGGGTGGTTTTGTGATTGTTCGTGAGACCAATATGCTCGGTTAA
- the rpsJ gene encoding 30S ribosomal protein S10 codes for MSGTHEVIRIRMEAYDHAVLDQSALEIVDTAKRTHSEVHGPIPLPTRIERYTVLSGPNIDKKARQQFEIRTHKRLIDIKQATAKTIEALNKLSLPAGVDIKIKATSR; via the coding sequence GTGTCCGGAACGCATGAAGTTATTCGAATCCGAATGGAGGCTTACGACCATGCGGTGTTGGATCAAAGTGCTCTGGAAATCGTAGACACCGCAAAGCGAACGCACTCCGAGGTGCATGGACCCATTCCGTTGCCAACCAGGATTGAGCGTTATACCGTTCTTTCCGGCCCAAATATCGATAAAAAGGCTCGTCAGCAGTTCGAGATCAGAACTCACAAGCGATTGATCGATATCAAGCAGGCAACCGCCAAGACCATTGAGGCTCTGAACAAGCTGAGTTTGCCTGCAGGGGTAGACATCAAGATTAAGGCAACGTCGCGATAG
- the cysD gene encoding sulfate adenylyltransferase subunit CysD translates to MNSYHLTHLKQLEAESVHIIREVAAEFKNPVMLYSVGKDSAVMTHLALKAFYPDKPPFPFLHVDTTWKFKEMIAFRDSYVKNELGIELLVHINQEGLKLGINPFENSEKHTEVMKTDSLKAALNKYGFDAAFGGARRDEEKSRAKERVFSFRDKFHRWDPKNQRPELWNLYNAKVNPGESIRVFPLSNWTELDIWQYIYMENIPLPDLYMAKPRKVVNRNGIWIHVNDERMQLLPGEVVEERMVRFRTLGCYPLTGGVESDATTLPQVIQEMLLTKTSERQGRVIDKDGGGAGMELKKIQGYF, encoded by the coding sequence ATGAACTCCTATCACCTGACTCACCTCAAGCAACTCGAGGCCGAAAGCGTCCATATCATTCGCGAAGTTGCCGCGGAATTCAAAAACCCCGTCATGCTCTACTCGGTCGGAAAAGATTCCGCCGTCATGACCCACTTGGCCCTCAAAGCGTTTTACCCGGACAAACCTCCATTTCCCTTTCTCCATGTCGATACGACTTGGAAATTCAAGGAAATGATCGCTTTTCGAGACAGCTACGTGAAAAACGAGCTGGGGATCGAACTTCTTGTCCATATCAACCAAGAAGGTCTCAAACTGGGGATCAACCCGTTCGAGAACAGCGAAAAGCATACGGAGGTCATGAAGACCGATTCGCTGAAGGCCGCTCTCAATAAGTACGGCTTCGACGCCGCCTTTGGAGGTGCCCGACGCGACGAAGAAAAATCCCGCGCCAAAGAGCGGGTTTTCTCCTTCCGAGATAAATTCCACCGCTGGGACCCCAAAAACCAACGCCCCGAACTCTGGAACCTCTACAACGCGAAGGTCAACCCGGGCGAGAGCATTCGGGTCTTTCCTCTCTCCAATTGGACCGAGCTCGACATCTGGCAATATATCTACATGGAGAACATCCCTCTCCCGGACCTCTATATGGCCAAACCTCGCAAAGTGGTGAACCGAAACGGGATCTGGATCCACGTCAACGACGAACGCATGCAACTGCTACCCGGCGAAGTCGTCGAAGAACGAATGGTCCGGTTCCGAACCCTCGGATGCTACCCCCTCACCGGAGGGGTCGAATCGGACGCGACAACATTGCCCCAAGTCATCCAGGAAATGCTTCTGACCAAAACCTCGGAGCGGCAAGGTCGCGTGATCGACAAAGATGGCGGCGGAGCCGGCATGGAACTCAAAAAGATTCAAGGGTACTTCTAA